One genomic segment of Belonocnema kinseyi isolate 2016_QV_RU_SX_M_011 chromosome 2, B_treatae_v1, whole genome shotgun sequence includes these proteins:
- the LOC117182879 gene encoding uncharacterized protein LOC117182879, which yields MSLSEKWTVRYQKNGNSSPESHYSNSIQLYALWKSEVSETPSRQDFEVIGSSFRAINVKELTQEWTPCEDTCAMSAELFRNTFVVFAKKYVKDCLPFINDLKIKKIFFYSSLIFSTSTSTSSLKIELQLKTFRHTFVIDFFTKVKYFSIFLNFIDNYHHLKIFDVLFTPVPGVFPADLVSLPFSQHLSITEAPKPFPCHKCGRSYRNKGSLKRHLVDECGRPPGYICNICQKGFKQKANYHRHAATIHGRVLTEGLTTEKSRIVTREIAGEFSGNSFGSLVNPAFPTKPFAFVNTGIKKPVLDSSSLGPAFVSVRSESVMSDDSDVRTK from the exons ATGTCTCTTAGCGAAAAATGGACGGTGAG GTACCAGAAGAATGGAAATTCCAGCCCGGAATCCCATTATTCCAACTCCATTCAGTTGTACGCTTTGTGGAAAAGT GAAGTAAGCGAAACACCTTCACGCCAAGATTTCGAAGTTATCGGAAGCAGTTTCCGTGCCATAAATGTGAAAGAACTTACACAAGAATGGACACCTTGCGAAGACACTTGCGCTATGAGTGCGGAATTATTCCGCAATACCTTTGTTGtgtttgcaaaaaaa TATGTTAAGGATTGTTTGCCATTtattaacgatttaaaaataaagaagatatttttCTATTCGTCTTTAATTTTCTCAACATCAACATCTACATCATCACTGAAGATCGAACTCCAACTGAAAACATTTCGTCACACatttgttattgatttttttactaaagtaaaatatttttctatttttttaaattttatcgacAACTATCATCATCTGAAGATTTTTGATGTTCTGTTTACCCCTGTCCCAG GAGTTTTCCCCGCGGATCTCGTTTCGCTTCCATTCAGTCAACACCTAAGTATTACCGAAGCTCCGAAGCCATTCCCTTGCCATAAATGTGGAAGATCCTACAGAAATAAGGGCAGTCTGAAAAGGCATTTGGTGGATGAATGTGGCCGGCCACCAGGTTATATCTGTAATATTTGTCAAAAGGGATTTAAGCAGAAAGCAAATTATCACAGACACGCTGCCACCATTCATGGTCGTGTCTTGACCGAGGGACTTACCACTGAGAAATCACGGATTGTAACTCGAGAAATCGCGGGAGAATTTTCGGGAAACTCTTTTGGAAGTCTCGTCAATCCAGCATTTCCAACAAAACCTTTCGCTTTCGTTAATACCGGCATTAAAAAACCGGTTCTCGACTCAAGCAGCCTCGGTCCTGCATTCGTGTCTGTTCGGTCTGAGTCGGTCATGTCCGACGATTCGGACGTGCGCACGAAGTAA